In Micromonospora ferruginea, the sequence CCTCCAGCTCGGCGGGGATGGAGAGGAAGAACTGGCGCAGGAAGAACACCCCGAACGCGCTGGCCGCGCCGGGCACCACCACCACGGTCAAGGTGTCGATCCAGTTGATCCGCTCGGCGATGATGAAGTTCGGGATGATCAGCGAGGTGGGCGGCAGGAAGAGCGTGCCCACGATCAGCGCGAACAGCAGGCCGCGACCGCGGAACCGCATCCGGGCCAGGGCGTACGCGGCCATCGACGCGGTCACCAGCACCAGCAGCGTGTGCAGGGTGGCCGCCAGCATGCTGTTGAGGAACCAGCGCAGCACCGGATTGGCGGTGTTGTTGAGGATCTGGTCGTAGCCGTAGGTGGAGAACGGGTTCGGCAGCCAGCTCGGCGGGTCCTGCTGGGCGACGTCGTACGTCTTCACCGACGTCAACAGCATCCACACCAGGGGGGTCACGAAGATCAGGGTGATCAGGATCAGCGCGGCGTAGCGCGCCACCGGGCGCAGTTTCGACATGGTCGGCCCCTCAGTCTTCCCGGTAGCGGAACAGCCGGAAGTTGACGACGCTCACCACCGCCAGCATCAGCGCGAAGAACACGCTCATCGCGGCGGCCCGACCGGCGTCGTAGTCGCGCAGGCCCTCGTCCACGATCCGCCAGACCACCGTTCGGGTCTGCTCGCCCGGCGCGCCCTGGGTGATCAGGAGCGCCTGCCCGAAGACGTTCGCCGAGGCGAGGATCGTGGTGGTGAGGACGAAGAGCACGACCGGGCGCAGGCCGGGGATCGTCACGTGGCGGAACCGGTCCCACCCGCCGGCGCCGTCGACCTTCGCCGCCTCGTACAGCTCGGGCGGGATGTCCTGGAGACCGGCCAGGTAGATCACCGCGTTGAAGCCGCAGGTCCACCAGACGGTCACGCCGACCAGGGAGACCCAGGCCCACGGCACGTCGGTGACCCACGGCGTGTCCGAGGGCAGGCCGACCGCGCCGAGCAGCAGGTTGACCAGGCCCAGGTTGGCGTCGAGCAGGAAGCGCCAGAGCAGGCCGATCACCGCCACGCCCAGCACGTACGGGGCGAAGAACGCGGCCCGGAAGAAGGTGCGGCCGGGGAACGAGCGGTTCAGCAGCAGCGCCAGCCCCAGCGGGATGACCACCAGCAGCGGCACCGAGAACAGCGTGAAGATGCCGGTCGCCCGGACGCTCGACCACCAGTCCCCGTAGATGGCCGAGTCGCTGGAGAACAGGTCCTGGTAGTTGTCGAACCCGATGAACGGCCGGTTGGGCAGTTGCAGGTCCCACTGGTGCAGGCTGATCCAGACGCCGAACAGGATCGGTGCCAGGCCGAAGACGCCGAACAGGACCAGGTACGGCGCGAGGAAGAGGTACGGCGTCGCCCGGTTGCCGCGCTGCGTCGCGCGCCGGCGACTGGTGGGCCCCGACGGGGGCGGCGCGCTGTCACGCGCCGCCCCGGCCTCGATCACGTCCGCCACGACGGATCAGTTCCCGTACTTCTTGCGGTTGTCCTCGAGCTGCTTGTTGGCCTTGGCCACGCCGTCGTCGAGCGCCTGCTTCGGCGACTTCTTGTTCAGCGCCGCCTCGTTGAAGGCGTTGTAGAAGGTCAGGACGACCTCGCCGAGGCCCGGCACGGCCGGCGGGAACGCCGCGTACTCCAGCTCCGGGGCGAGCGCGTTGACCTCGGTGAGCGCCTTGAACTCGGCGCTGTCCCGGACCGCCTTGCGGGCCGGCACCTGGCCGCCCTTGGCCCAGTCCAGCGAGTGCTGGCTGAGCCAGTTGATGAAGACCTTCGCGCCGGAGACCTTGTTCTCGTTGGCCGAGCGCTGCTTGACGATGGTGAAGTTGTGCGAGTTCGCCCAGGCGGCGGGCTGGCTGCCGATCTGGGGCAGCGGCGCGACGCCCCACTGCACGTTCGGGCTCTTCTTCAGGTCGTTGATCTGCCAGATGCCGTTCCAGTTGAAGGCGTTCTTGCCGCTCTTGAACGCCAGGTAGTCGGCGTCCTGGCCGACGTTGGCCGGCGAGTGGCCCTGCTTGATCAGGTCGACCAGCCAGGTGCACGCCTCGACCGCCGGGTCGGAGTTGAAGGTCGCCTTCGCCACCTCGTCGTCGAAGAGCTTCCCGCCCCACTGGTGCAGCAGGCTGTAGAACGTCATGCCGCCGGTGAACTGGAACGGGCTGACCCAGAAGCCCTGCACGCCCGACTTCTTCAGCTCGGTCAGCGCGGCGGTGTACTCGTCCTTCGTCGCCGGCGGCTTGTTCGGGTCCAGGCCGGCCTTCTGCATCACGGCCTTGTTGTAGTAGAAGCCCAGCGGGTGCATGTCCAGCGGGATGCCGAACCGCTTCTCGTTGTACAGGCCGCCCTTCCACACGGTGGGGGCGAAGTCGCCCTCGTTGAGTTCCAGGTTCTTGGCCACGTCGTCCAGCTCACTGATCGTGCCGCGGGCGGCGAACGTGGCGAGCTGGTCCATGTGCATGACCGCGATGTCCGGGCCGTTGCCGCTGGAGACCGCGCCGGGCAGCTTGCTGTAGTAGTCCGCCCACTCGTAGGTGACCACGCTGACCGCGATGTTCTGGTGCTCGCTGTTGAACTGCTGCACCAGCGCCTTGAAGATGTCGCCGTCACCGCCGGTGAAGCCGTTCCACAGCTTCAGGTCGACCTTCGGGCCGGTGTAGTCCTTGCCGCCGTTGCCCGCCGAGCCGGCCTTGTCGGGGCTGCTGCTGCCGCCACCGCACCCGGCCAGGGTCAGCGAGGCCGCCGTGCCGAGGCCGACACCGAGGCCGAGCAGGCGCCGCCGGCTCATCTCGTTCTGGATCATGCGAACTCCTTGGGGGACGGAATTGGAGTATTGCCTGGTCACGACTGCGGGACGAAACGCAGCAGGTTCCAGGAGGTGGCGGGGAGCGCCACGGTGCAGCGACCGCCGTCGAGGGTGGGGGTGGTGAGCTCCCGGGGCGTGACCCGCTCCGGGTCGGCCTCGGTGTTCGTGGCGGCCGGGTCGTCGCCGGCTGAGAGGGTGGTGTGCGCCTCGCCGCGCAGGCCGGGCAGGCCGCGCAGGTCCAGGTCGAGCGGCAGGGCGTCCGGGCCCCGGTTGACCGCGAAGACGGCCAGGCCGCCGGTCTCCTCGTCGTGCACGGCGACGGTGTCCAGCACCGGCACGTCGCCGTACCGCTCGGTCGGGTACGTCGGGCCGACCGGCTCGGTGCGCAGCACGGTGCCGCGCGCGTGGCGGGCGGTGAGGGCGAACGGGTGGAAGATGCTCTGCCGCCAGGCGGGACCGCCGTTGCGGGTGCGGATCGGGGCGATCACGTTGGCGAGCTGCGCCTGGCAGGCCACCCCGACCCGGTCGGCGTGCCGGAGCAGGGTGATCAGCAGGTCGCCGACCACCACCGCGTCGTCGGCGGTGTAGTCGTCCTCGATCAGCGCGGGCGCCTCGACCCAGCCGCGCCGGTCCAGGTCGGCCTGCAGGCGGGACTGGTACCAGACGTTCCACTCGTCGAACGAGACCTTCAGCTTGCGCTTCTGCCGCAGCTTGGCGCCGACGTGATCCGCGGTGGCGGTCACCTCGGTGATGAAGGCGTCCATGTCGACCGCGGAGGCCAGGATGCTGGCCCGGTCGCCGTCGGAGGGGTCGTAGTAGGTGTGGGCGGAGATGTAGTCGACGTGCTCGTAGGTGTGCTCCAGCACGGTCGCCTCCCACCCGGCGAACGTGGGCATGCCCCGGTTGGAGCTGCCGCAGGCGACCAGGCTGATCGAGGGGTCGATCATCTTCATGGCCCGGGCGGTCTCGGCGGCCAGCCGGCCGTACTCGTCGGCGGTCTTGTGCCCGACCTGCCACGGCCCGTCCATCTCGTTGCCGAGGCACCACAGCCGCACCCCGTACGGCTGCTCGGCGCCGTGCTTGCGGCGCAGGTCGGAGAGCTGGGTGCCGCCCGGGTGGTTGGCGTACTCCAGCAGGTCGCAGGCTTCGGGCATGCCGCGCGTGCCGAGGTTGACCGCCATCATCGGCTCGACGCCGGCCTCGGCGGCCCAGGTCATGAACTCGTCCAGCCCGAACGCGTTGGTCTCGATCGTCTTCCAGGCCAGGTCGAGCCGGCGCGGCCGGTCGCCGACCGGGCCGACGCCGTCCTCCCAGCGGTAGCCGGAGACGAAGTTGCCGCCGGGGTAGCGGACCACCGAGACGCCCATCTCGCGGGTCAGGTCCAGCACGTCGCGGCGGTAGCCGCGTGAGTCGGCGTTCGGGTGCCCGGGTTCGTAGATCCCGCCGTAGACGCATCGCCCCATGTGCTCGACGAAGGAGCCGAAGATCCGCCGGTCGGCCTCGCCGACCCGGAACGCCGGGTCGACCGTGAGCTGCGCGTTCGGCACGGATGCCACCTTTCCCTCGGAGCCGTTGCCCGGTGACCACGGTCACCGTGTCCCTGGTTTCTACAACGTTGTAACCCGTGCTGTAAAGAGGTCGTTACGACGTCGTGACGCGGTAGAGTGCGGCCGGAGCGCTCGTCGGGGAGGAAGTTCAGTGCGGCACAGGCTCAAGGACGTGGCGGAGCGCGCGGGCGTGTCGGTGAAGACCGTCTCGAACGTCGTCAACGGCTACCAGCACGTACGCGCCGACACCCGGGCCCGGGTCGAGGAGGCCATCGCCGAACTGCACTACCGGCCCAACCTGTCGGCCCGCAACCTGCGCAAGGGGCGCACCGGCGTGATCGCGCTGGCCGTCCCCGAACTCGACATCCCCTACTTCGCCGAGCTGGCCCGCCACGTCGTCGCCGCCGCCGCCGACCACGACTGGACGGTGCTGATCGACCAGACCAGCGGCGGCCCGGAGCAGGAACGCAAGGCCGCCAGCGGCATCGGCGACCACATGATCGACGGCCTGATCCTCAGCCCGCTCGCGCTCACCGCCGACGACCTCGCCGGCCTCGACGGCCTGCCCATGGTGCTGCTCGGCGAACGCGTCGACCACGGCCCCGCCGACCACGTCATGATCGACAACGTGGCCGCCGCCCGGGAGATCACCGCCCACCTGGTCGGGCTCGGCCGCCGCCGGATCGCCGCCATCGGCTCGCAACGCACCCCCGAGGGCGCGAGCGCCCGGCTCCGCCTGGAGGGCTACGCCGCCGCGCTGGCCGAGGCCGGCATCGGGTACGACGACAGCCTGGTGGCGCCCGCGCCGGCCTGGCACCGCGCGGACGGCGCGGCCGCCATGCGGCACCTGCTCACCTCCGGGGTACGCCCCGACGCCGTCTTCTGCTTCAACGACACGCTCGCCCTCGGTGCGCTGCGGGCGCTGCACGAGGCCGGGCTGCGCGTGCCGGAGGACGTGGCGGTCGCCGGCTTCGACGACATCGAGGACGGCCGCTTCTCGATCCCCACCCTGAGCACCGTCGCCCCCGACAAGGAGCGCATCGCCCGCCTGGCGGTGGAGTTGCTGGCCGGCCGCCTCACCACCGACCGAGACGCCCCACCCCGAGAACTGGTCGCCCCCACCGCCTCTCCCTCCGCGAATCCGCCCCCACCCTGACCCCCTCCTCCCTCCCTCCTCGGCGATCTTGCACTTTGTGCCCCGGCATTCGGGGTGAATGCCTCATTCGAGGGGCACAAACTGCAAGATCAGCGAGGAGGG encodes:
- a CDS encoding ABC transporter substrate-binding protein, with the translated sequence MIQNEMSRRRLLGLGVGLGTAASLTLAGCGGGSSSPDKAGSAGNGGKDYTGPKVDLKLWNGFTGGDGDIFKALVQQFNSEHQNIAVSVVTYEWADYYSKLPGAVSSGNGPDIAVMHMDQLATFAARGTISELDDVAKNLELNEGDFAPTVWKGGLYNEKRFGIPLDMHPLGFYYNKAVMQKAGLDPNKPPATKDEYTAALTELKKSGVQGFWVSPFQFTGGMTFYSLLHQWGGKLFDDEVAKATFNSDPAVEACTWLVDLIKQGHSPANVGQDADYLAFKSGKNAFNWNGIWQINDLKKSPNVQWGVAPLPQIGSQPAAWANSHNFTIVKQRSANENKVSGAKVFINWLSQHSLDWAKGGQVPARKAVRDSAEFKALTEVNALAPELEYAAFPPAVPGLGEVVLTFYNAFNEAALNKKSPKQALDDGVAKANKQLEDNRKKYGN
- a CDS encoding alpha-N-arabinofuranosidase; translation: MPNAQLTVDPAFRVGEADRRIFGSFVEHMGRCVYGGIYEPGHPNADSRGYRRDVLDLTREMGVSVVRYPGGNFVSGYRWEDGVGPVGDRPRRLDLAWKTIETNAFGLDEFMTWAAEAGVEPMMAVNLGTRGMPEACDLLEYANHPGGTQLSDLRRKHGAEQPYGVRLWCLGNEMDGPWQVGHKTADEYGRLAAETARAMKMIDPSISLVACGSSNRGMPTFAGWEATVLEHTYEHVDYISAHTYYDPSDGDRASILASAVDMDAFITEVTATADHVGAKLRQKRKLKVSFDEWNVWYQSRLQADLDRRGWVEAPALIEDDYTADDAVVVGDLLITLLRHADRVGVACQAQLANVIAPIRTRNGGPAWRQSIFHPFALTARHARGTVLRTEPVGPTYPTERYGDVPVLDTVAVHDEETGGLAVFAVNRGPDALPLDLDLRGLPGLRGEAHTTLSAGDDPAATNTEADPERVTPRELTTPTLDGGRCTVALPATSWNLLRFVPQS
- a CDS encoding carbohydrate ABC transporter permease, whose protein sequence is MADVIEAGAARDSAPPPSGPTSRRRATQRGNRATPYLFLAPYLVLFGVFGLAPILFGVWISLHQWDLQLPNRPFIGFDNYQDLFSSDSAIYGDWWSSVRATGIFTLFSVPLLVVIPLGLALLLNRSFPGRTFFRAAFFAPYVLGVAVIGLLWRFLLDANLGLVNLLLGAVGLPSDTPWVTDVPWAWVSLVGVTVWWTCGFNAVIYLAGLQDIPPELYEAAKVDGAGGWDRFRHVTIPGLRPVVLFVLTTTILASANVFGQALLITQGAPGEQTRTVVWRIVDEGLRDYDAGRAAAMSVFFALMLAVVSVVNFRLFRYRED
- a CDS encoding carbohydrate ABC transporter permease, which translates into the protein MSKLRPVARYAALILITLIFVTPLVWMLLTSVKTYDVAQQDPPSWLPNPFSTYGYDQILNNTANPVLRWFLNSMLAATLHTLLVLVTASMAAYALARMRFRGRGLLFALIVGTLFLPPTSLIIPNFIIAERINWIDTLTVVVVPGAASAFGVFFLRQFFLSIPAELEEAAVLDGANQWQIFRQVLLPLSKPALATLAVLSFLTNWNDFLWPVYVLFSPERLTLPAGLGLLQGAYVTDYPVIMAGAMLASVPVLILFVFAQRHVIQGVSRSGLKG